The following proteins come from a genomic window of Tepidiforma thermophila:
- a CDS encoding bifunctional DNA primase/polymerase: MADEPRHPHSGRAGPGRASPLLEAALAYARRGWAVLPLRPRGKEPLTEHGVKDATTDPATIEAWWRRWPRANVGIATGTVSKLAVLDIDPRNGGDEALDGLLAQHGGWGIPTDAGGYPETWTVLTGGGGRHYYFAIDGPLPSRKLADGVDLKGDGGYVVAPPSVHPSGASYEVEASTEDLPPAPAPAWLLERACTRKAPLYRELEGEPVREGQRNDYLASVAGKLRRWGLSQAGIEAELRAINAARCVPPLPDDEVRRIAASIARYEPGRPAVAELSAADGAGEEYFADGQGTWRRRQGRDGEDVLEQLANFTARITDDVTVDDGAEQVREFELEASVAGRTVRAEVRAEEFETMRWPVAKLGPEAQVAAGPSKRDHLRAAIQAISSRAGIARRHVYAHLGWREADGRHAFLHAGGAVGADGLEVRLPAELGRFVLPAPPAGDELRAAISGALALLDVAPDRVSVPLLAAAVLPPLLEPDFAIHLAGPTGARKTELAALVQRFYGAGMDARHLPASWRSTANALETLAFLAKDCVLVVDDFVPSGSAQDAARLYREAEQLLRGAGNHAGRQRLSRDARLRAARPPRCLVLSTGEDIPPGHSLRARTWVVEVEPDDVDLDRLTELQRLAADGVFAGALASYLAWLAPQLDARRAAARARVEARRAELAAGRHGRTAAAQAALETALGAFLEFAVEAGAITAGEAGGLMARAVEALGDEGAAVQAAAQRESDPARRFLDLIRSALGSGLAHVASRDGKAPPPDDADAWGWREESRGDEWRWHPRGVCIGWLDGADLYLDPDAAMRVAQGAAPPGDSLLATRRAMSRALRQAGLLASIEQQRETATVRRAVGGAQRNVWHLRAAAVAAGLREGVL; this comes from the coding sequence ATGGCCGATGAGCCCCGCCACCCACACTCTGGCAGGGCGGGCCCTGGCCGTGCAAGTCCGCTGCTGGAAGCCGCCCTCGCCTACGCCCGGCGCGGCTGGGCGGTGCTCCCGCTCAGGCCGCGCGGCAAGGAGCCGCTGACCGAGCACGGCGTCAAGGACGCCACCACCGACCCGGCCACCATCGAGGCCTGGTGGCGCCGCTGGCCCAGGGCGAACGTGGGCATCGCCACCGGCACTGTCTCGAAGCTCGCCGTGCTCGACATCGACCCCCGGAACGGCGGCGACGAGGCGCTCGACGGGCTGCTCGCACAGCACGGCGGCTGGGGCATCCCGACGGATGCGGGCGGCTACCCCGAGACCTGGACGGTGCTCACCGGCGGCGGCGGACGGCACTACTACTTCGCCATCGACGGGCCGCTCCCCTCGCGGAAGCTGGCCGACGGCGTCGACCTGAAGGGGGATGGGGGCTACGTGGTCGCCCCGCCTTCGGTCCATCCCAGCGGGGCGTCCTACGAAGTCGAGGCGAGCACCGAGGACCTCCCGCCGGCGCCCGCCCCGGCGTGGCTCCTCGAGCGCGCCTGCACACGGAAAGCGCCGCTCTACCGCGAGCTGGAGGGCGAGCCGGTGCGGGAAGGCCAGCGGAACGACTACCTGGCGAGCGTGGCCGGCAAGCTGCGCCGCTGGGGGCTTTCGCAGGCGGGGATCGAGGCGGAGCTGCGCGCCATCAATGCCGCGCGCTGCGTCCCGCCGCTCCCGGACGACGAGGTCCGCCGGATTGCGGCGTCTATCGCCCGCTACGAGCCCGGCCGCCCGGCGGTGGCGGAGCTGTCGGCAGCCGACGGCGCGGGCGAGGAGTACTTCGCCGACGGGCAGGGCACCTGGCGGCGCCGGCAGGGGCGGGATGGAGAGGACGTCCTCGAGCAGCTGGCAAACTTCACCGCCCGCATCACGGACGACGTGACAGTTGACGACGGCGCCGAGCAGGTGCGGGAGTTCGAGCTCGAGGCCTCCGTCGCCGGCCGCACGGTCCGGGCTGAGGTCCGCGCGGAGGAGTTCGAGACGATGCGCTGGCCGGTGGCGAAGCTGGGCCCCGAGGCCCAGGTGGCGGCCGGGCCGTCGAAGCGCGACCACCTGCGCGCCGCCATCCAGGCCATCTCATCCCGCGCGGGCATCGCCCGGCGGCACGTCTACGCCCACCTCGGCTGGCGGGAGGCCGATGGCCGGCACGCGTTCCTCCACGCCGGCGGCGCGGTCGGGGCCGACGGGCTGGAGGTCCGCCTGCCCGCTGAGCTTGGGCGGTTCGTCCTGCCGGCGCCGCCGGCAGGCGATGAGCTCCGGGCAGCCATCAGCGGCGCCCTGGCGCTCCTCGACGTAGCGCCCGACCGCGTCAGCGTGCCGCTGCTCGCCGCGGCCGTCCTGCCGCCGCTCCTCGAACCGGACTTCGCAATCCACCTCGCCGGCCCGACGGGCGCCCGCAAGACGGAGCTTGCCGCCCTCGTCCAGCGCTTCTACGGCGCCGGCATGGACGCCCGACACCTGCCGGCCAGCTGGCGGTCGACCGCGAACGCCCTCGAGACGCTCGCCTTCCTCGCCAAGGACTGCGTGCTGGTGGTCGATGACTTCGTGCCGTCCGGCTCAGCCCAGGACGCCGCTCGGCTGTACCGTGAGGCGGAGCAGCTGCTGCGCGGCGCCGGCAACCACGCCGGGCGCCAGCGGCTCAGCCGGGACGCCCGCCTGCGGGCCGCCCGCCCGCCGCGCTGCCTGGTCCTCAGCACGGGCGAGGACATCCCGCCCGGCCACAGCCTGCGGGCCCGCACCTGGGTGGTCGAGGTCGAGCCGGACGACGTCGACCTCGACCGGCTGACCGAGCTCCAGCGGCTGGCCGCAGACGGCGTCTTCGCCGGCGCCCTGGCCAGCTACCTGGCGTGGCTTGCCCCGCAACTGGACGCCCGCCGCGCCGCGGCCAGGGCCCGCGTGGAGGCGCGCAGGGCTGAGCTTGCGGCGGGGCGGCACGGCCGGACGGCAGCGGCGCAGGCGGCCCTGGAGACTGCCCTGGGCGCCTTCCTCGAGTTCGCCGTCGAGGCCGGCGCCATCACCGCCGGTGAGGCGGGCGGGCTGATGGCGCGGGCGGTCGAGGCCCTCGGCGACGAGGGCGCCGCCGTCCAGGCCGCCGCACAGCGGGAGAGCGACCCGGCGCGGCGGTTCCTCGACCTCATCCGCTCCGCGCTGGGGAGCGGGCTGGCCCACGTCGCCAGTCGCGACGGCAAGGCGCCGCCGCCCGACGACGCCGACGCCTGGGGGTGGCGGGAGGAGTCACGCGGGGACGAGTGGCGATGGCACCCCAGAGGCGTTTGCATCGGGTGGCTCGACGGCGCCGACCTCTACCTCGACCCCGACGCCGCCATGCGGGTCGCCCAGGGCGCAGCGCCGCCCGGTGACTCCCTGCTCGCGACGCGCCGCGCGATGAGCCGGGCGCTCCGCCAGGCCGGGCTGCTCGCCTCCATCGAGCAGCAGCGGGAGACGGCCACCGTGCGCCGGGCGGTGGGCGGTGCGCAGCGCAATGTTTGGCACCTCCGCGCGGCCGCCGTCGCCGCCGGGCTGCGGGAGGGCGTCCTGTGA
- a CDS encoding anti-phage-associated DUF499 domain-containing protein → MRTVKQACVLQEKALDIHVSDQVEQLDQLINNEGTGDAFFERTFVTEGMRILLSEGIARLAGKSNDSVFHLKQAMGGGKTHLLVAFGLLARDRDLRNRVIPDVRYINVFESARVAAFNGRNSPKEYFWGLIARQLGKAELFKRFWESGPEAPGEEDWLQLFSDDLPVLILLDEMPPYFNEYITKPIGQGTVADIVTRAFANLLTAASKKRNVCIVVSDLAAAYSAGSSLINRALEDARREIGRLERAIVPVDLSSNEVYEILRKRLFRSLPDDAEIRQVAQRFRDILQEGVDARLLQPGADAIADEVPDTYPFHPRFKNIVALFKENEDFRQTRGLLELSSRLLRSVWNRPSDDVYLIGPQHFDLSDRDVRESLQNISGMSDVISRDIWDQAGSAHAQQIDATAGSDDAAQVASLLLVASLSTAVEAVKGLTEGELLECLATPGRDLGRFKEAFRKLAEQAWYLHHTTEGRYYFDRQENLTRMLQNIARDAPQPQVDALLRGRIKELFEPKRKAAYGALLVFPTMDELAAEVGKDRVLAVMNPADSTIDRIRAFFNDLDRKNNLLVLTGQSSDLVRLDEAARNLYAARKGAERPGLNNAQREELEEKRAAYEQGLTTTILNLLDRLLVPRQRKDQPASLDELHVKWQSDQSKPFSGESDIERILTVPPAKLYFDVEKGFDTVRELAEDVLWPQGMVEARWQDIVVRYESEPRMVWLPKRGLDDLKQIACNRGLWEDLRNGYISKQPRKKKTSVAVVPSEPDDAGKVRLRVTATDAGPAPRVHYAEDATVSTASNVLPGDELETTALRVEFLAVDPSGEHETGEPYVWKHPLKIQNLLDEAGLKRRVTLIVLPRSDEIRYTLDASDPRNGVLYEGPVEIPDTEVSMRVFARAGNNERSVDFRFPQRGSAGTSVEPEQPARVRAKKGNVSLSSRKDVYDALQLASQRGFTFSDVVLTVSAASPHGQQIARATLNGIDCNAAYLEGILGALQSEAFGPDASVVMQFQGAAFARGQDLLEFAELAGINLSSVDVQQP, encoded by the coding sequence ATGAGAACCGTCAAGCAGGCGTGCGTGCTTCAGGAGAAAGCGCTCGACATCCACGTGAGCGATCAGGTCGAGCAGCTCGACCAGCTTATCAACAACGAGGGCACTGGCGATGCGTTTTTTGAGCGCACCTTCGTAACGGAGGGGATGCGCATCCTCCTTTCAGAGGGAATCGCGAGGCTGGCCGGGAAGTCAAATGACTCAGTTTTCCATCTCAAGCAGGCCATGGGCGGCGGCAAGACGCATCTCCTGGTCGCTTTTGGCCTCCTGGCTCGCGACCGCGACCTCCGCAATCGCGTCATCCCGGACGTCCGGTACATCAACGTCTTCGAGTCCGCCAGGGTTGCCGCTTTCAACGGCCGCAACAGCCCGAAGGAGTACTTCTGGGGTCTGATCGCCCGGCAGCTGGGCAAGGCTGAACTGTTTAAACGATTCTGGGAATCCGGACCTGAGGCTCCGGGGGAGGAGGACTGGCTTCAGCTCTTCAGCGATGACCTGCCCGTCCTCATCCTCCTCGACGAAATGCCGCCGTATTTCAATGAGTACATCACAAAGCCGATTGGTCAGGGCACCGTTGCGGATATCGTCACCAGGGCCTTTGCCAACCTGCTGACCGCCGCAAGCAAGAAGCGCAATGTTTGCATCGTCGTCTCTGACCTCGCCGCCGCCTACTCGGCGGGCAGTAGCCTCATCAACCGTGCGCTCGAAGATGCCCGCCGGGAAATCGGCCGGCTCGAACGCGCGATCGTCCCGGTTGACCTGTCCAGCAACGAGGTCTACGAAATTCTCCGCAAGCGGCTCTTCAGGTCTTTGCCAGATGACGCCGAAATTCGGCAGGTCGCCCAGCGATTTCGCGACATTCTCCAGGAGGGCGTCGATGCCAGGCTGCTCCAGCCCGGCGCCGACGCTATCGCCGATGAGGTGCCGGATACCTATCCGTTCCATCCCCGGTTCAAGAACATCGTTGCCCTCTTTAAAGAAAACGAAGACTTCAGACAAACCCGGGGGTTGCTGGAACTCTCGTCGCGGCTGTTGAGGTCGGTCTGGAACCGTCCGAGCGACGACGTCTACCTCATCGGGCCACAGCACTTCGACCTCTCTGACCGGGACGTGCGGGAATCGCTTCAGAACATCTCCGGAATGAGCGACGTCATCTCGCGCGACATCTGGGACCAGGCCGGAAGTGCCCACGCCCAGCAGATTGATGCTACCGCCGGGAGCGATGACGCAGCACAGGTCGCAAGCCTGCTGCTAGTCGCCAGCCTCTCGACCGCTGTTGAGGCCGTGAAGGGGCTTACCGAGGGAGAGTTGCTCGAGTGCCTGGCGACGCCCGGCCGTGACCTCGGACGGTTCAAGGAGGCGTTCCGAAAGCTGGCGGAGCAGGCCTGGTACCTCCATCACACGACAGAGGGCCGGTACTACTTCGACCGGCAGGAGAACCTGACTCGCATGCTCCAGAACATCGCCCGGGACGCACCGCAGCCGCAGGTGGATGCGCTGCTTCGCGGGCGCATAAAGGAGCTCTTTGAACCGAAACGGAAGGCGGCCTACGGAGCCCTGTTGGTCTTTCCCACTATGGATGAGCTCGCTGCAGAGGTTGGCAAGGACCGCGTCCTGGCGGTGATGAACCCCGCGGACAGTACGATCGACCGCATTAGAGCGTTCTTCAACGACCTCGACCGGAAAAACAACCTGCTCGTACTGACTGGCCAGTCGTCGGACCTCGTCCGGCTCGACGAGGCCGCTCGGAACCTGTATGCGGCACGAAAGGGCGCCGAGCGGCCCGGCCTGAACAACGCACAACGCGAGGAGCTCGAGGAAAAACGTGCAGCCTACGAGCAGGGGCTTACCACCACAATCCTGAACCTCTTGGACCGACTGCTCGTCCCGCGCCAGCGGAAGGACCAACCCGCCAGTCTCGACGAACTCCACGTGAAGTGGCAGAGTGACCAGTCTAAGCCGTTCTCGGGCGAGAGCGACATCGAGAGAATCCTGACCGTACCGCCCGCGAAGCTCTACTTCGACGTCGAAAAAGGGTTCGACACCGTTCGTGAACTGGCCGAGGACGTGCTCTGGCCCCAGGGCATGGTTGAGGCGCGCTGGCAGGACATCGTCGTGCGGTATGAGTCGGAGCCGCGTATGGTCTGGCTCCCCAAAAGGGGTCTCGACGATCTCAAGCAAATCGCCTGCAACCGCGGCCTGTGGGAAGACCTTAGGAACGGGTACATCTCGAAGCAGCCGCGAAAGAAGAAGACGTCAGTCGCAGTCGTACCCAGCGAGCCAGACGATGCCGGCAAGGTTCGACTGAGAGTCACTGCAACCGATGCCGGCCCTGCGCCGCGTGTGCATTACGCGGAGGATGCTACGGTCTCGACAGCCAGCAACGTCCTCCCGGGCGATGAGCTCGAAACGACGGCGTTGCGCGTCGAGTTCCTCGCCGTCGACCCGAGCGGGGAGCATGAGACGGGAGAGCCGTACGTCTGGAAGCACCCCCTCAAAATCCAGAATCTGCTGGATGAGGCAGGCCTGAAGCGGCGCGTAACGCTCATTGTGCTCCCGCGCTCCGACGAGATCCGCTACACGCTCGATGCAAGCGACCCGCGCAACGGTGTCCTCTACGAAGGTCCCGTGGAAATCCCCGACACCGAAGTATCGATGCGCGTGTTTGCGCGGGCCGGCAATAACGAGCGGTCGGTCGATTTTCGCTTCCCGCAGCGCGGATCGGCGGGGACAAGCGTCGAACCGGAGCAGCCCGCCAGGGTGAGAGCCAAGAAGGGTAATGTCTCGCTTAGCTCACGCAAGGACGTCTACGATGCGCTGCAACTGGCGAGCCAGCGGGGGTTCACCTTCTCGGATGTGGTGCTCACGGTGAGCGCCGCGAGCCCGCACGGCCAGCAGATTGCGAGAGCTACCCTCAACGGGATCGACTGCAATGCAGCCTACCTCGAGGGCATCCTCGGCGCCCTCCAGTCAGAGGCGTTCGGCCCGGATGCCAGCGTCGTCATGCAGTTCCAGGGGGCGGCGTTTGCCAGAGGGCAGGACCTCCTCGAGTTCGCCGAGCTGGCCGGAATCAACCTCTCCAGCGTCGACGTACAGCAGCCATGA
- a CDS encoding anti-phage-associated DUF3780 domain-containing protein gives MSRRKDIIDFGAARDFGAHVFKVYIPDRPGQPVRIAEYFGFRGGYQGIPTEEDRVHLRYPTWKLIAPTAEEAFNARLKEAKLGTARWHTGENLVDRILGRELCVLAWAAEEADPDQVSVICRTWAAFRPEERWWLFLRTVAASGRPEDRGKGWRRALFFALTDGALAIPELRRPRPPEPDLSDLPLFASAP, from the coding sequence ATGAGCAGGCGCAAAGACATCATCGATTTCGGGGCTGCCCGGGATTTCGGCGCCCACGTCTTCAAGGTCTACATCCCGGACCGACCGGGTCAACCGGTTCGCATCGCCGAATACTTCGGCTTCCGGGGCGGCTACCAGGGCATCCCGACAGAGGAGGACCGGGTCCACCTCCGGTACCCAACCTGGAAGCTCATCGCCCCGACCGCCGAGGAAGCGTTCAACGCCCGGTTGAAGGAGGCGAAGCTCGGCACTGCCCGGTGGCACACCGGCGAAAACCTCGTTGACCGCATCCTCGGCCGCGAACTCTGCGTCCTCGCCTGGGCCGCCGAAGAGGCCGACCCCGACCAGGTGTCCGTCATCTGCCGCACCTGGGCAGCCTTCCGGCCGGAAGAGCGCTGGTGGCTCTTCCTCCGCACCGTCGCCGCCTCCGGCCGCCCGGAAGACCGCGGAAAAGGCTGGCGCCGCGCTCTGTTCTTTGCCCTGACCGACGGCGCTCTTGCCATTCCCGAACTCCGCCGGCCGCGCCCGCCCGAGCCCGACCTCTCCGACCTCCCCCTGTTTGCGAGTGCCCCATGA
- a CDS encoding anti-phage-associated DUF1156 domain-containing protein — protein MTTAASPAPPVTPGSLADAPALIERLLPVQKLSAETYKERMAVHGQTLTGLGSYWKGRKPLILNRACVLASLLPATGNPAKDLEIFELLMGMDDASLAARAKQRPKPREILERVTISNIYDYFTVAPPILPKTAPIDLADPQYAIVRVAWRPDLPEADRRWLEARFLEPETRSYRELIRELRRPEEVPDLHDHIWERVNAHLGTSAHSLQELVEQLGIMRFGRRPRVADPFSGSGQIPFEAARVGCDAYGADLNPVAAMLTWGAFHIVGGTPEERERLRAEAKALVETVRSELDRLGVETDGRGWRGKAYLYCLETRCPQTGWMVPMLTTLVVSKGYRVIAELIPDPVNRRYDIAIRSGVSDAELERADRSGTVRSAGRGQDPYLVHTVDGREYRTSIPALRGDFRLPDGTTGNRLRRWERTDIAPRPGDIFQERLYCIQWQREGGRETEFRAVTDEDLDREQRCHDYVAAHLEEWQQNGWIPDMPIEPGQKTDEPIRTRGWTYWHHLFTPRQLLLNGLLNGHSPSAACSLLVAKSLDVNAKLSHWHRSAGGGGSVQKVFYNQALNTLYDWGGRGLVNLAPYGLLNDLPSQPLATERVVACRPAQETDWPADLFITDPPYGDAINYDEILDFFIAWLRKKRHPEWDGWVWDARRPLAIKGEDEDFRQGMIACYRRFTELMPDNGLQVIMFTHQSAKIWADLAGIVWASGLQATAAWYIETETDSALRQGAYVKGTVLLVCRKRRGEERVSRPELELELQDEVKQQVEQLLGLNREARALYGPDHNVFEDADLQMAGYAAALRVLTRYSRIDGRDMTQEARRPRKKGEVTFVEELIAYAVQEANRHLVPAGISDSTWRELNGAERFYLKMVDLESRGQRSLDNFQNFAKAFAVRDFRALMGDQRANHARLKTALELERSEMHDGSEFGGTTTRATLYALMELQKGMPAEEVLTHLEHNLPRFLSDTRVRGRVVEIADYLARRVEVTRPEEARAARVLRDLVRNQGFSG, from the coding sequence ATGACCACAGCAGCATCGCCCGCACCACCCGTGACCCCGGGGTCACTGGCCGATGCCCCGGCCCTTATCGAACGCCTCCTCCCGGTCCAAAAGCTCTCCGCCGAAACCTACAAGGAGCGCATGGCCGTCCACGGCCAGACTCTCACCGGGCTCGGCTCATACTGGAAGGGCCGGAAGCCGCTCATCCTCAACCGCGCCTGCGTCCTCGCCTCCCTGCTTCCCGCGACCGGCAACCCGGCGAAAGACCTTGAGATCTTCGAGCTCCTGATGGGGATGGACGACGCCTCGCTCGCCGCGCGGGCGAAGCAGCGCCCGAAACCGCGCGAGATCCTCGAGCGCGTAACCATCAGCAACATCTATGACTACTTCACCGTCGCGCCCCCCATCCTGCCGAAAACGGCCCCCATCGACCTCGCCGACCCGCAGTACGCCATCGTCCGGGTCGCCTGGCGGCCCGACCTGCCCGAGGCGGACCGCCGGTGGCTCGAGGCGCGGTTCCTCGAACCGGAGACCCGCTCCTACCGGGAGCTGATCCGGGAGCTGCGGCGGCCCGAGGAGGTCCCCGACCTCCACGACCACATCTGGGAACGGGTCAACGCCCACCTCGGCACCAGCGCACACAGCCTGCAGGAACTCGTTGAGCAGCTGGGAATCATGCGCTTCGGCCGCCGCCCTCGCGTGGCCGACCCGTTCAGCGGCTCTGGCCAGATCCCGTTCGAGGCAGCACGGGTCGGCTGCGACGCCTACGGCGCCGACCTCAACCCCGTGGCTGCAATGCTTACCTGGGGTGCCTTTCACATTGTGGGCGGCACGCCCGAGGAGCGGGAACGGCTCCGGGCCGAGGCGAAGGCGCTGGTGGAGACCGTCCGCTCAGAGCTGGACCGCCTCGGTGTTGAGACGGACGGTCGAGGCTGGCGCGGCAAGGCCTACCTCTACTGCCTCGAAACGCGCTGCCCCCAGACCGGCTGGATGGTCCCGATGCTCACCACGCTGGTCGTCAGCAAGGGCTACCGGGTCATTGCTGAACTCATCCCCGACCCGGTCAATCGCCGGTACGACATCGCCATCCGCAGCGGGGTCAGCGATGCCGAGCTGGAGCGCGCCGACCGGAGCGGCACCGTCCGCTCGGCCGGCCGGGGCCAGGACCCCTACCTCGTGCACACGGTCGACGGCCGCGAGTACCGCACCTCCATCCCGGCCCTGCGCGGCGATTTCCGCCTGCCCGACGGCACAACCGGCAATCGCCTCCGCCGGTGGGAGCGCACCGACATCGCGCCCCGGCCAGGCGATATCTTCCAGGAGCGGCTGTACTGCATCCAGTGGCAGCGCGAGGGTGGGCGGGAGACCGAATTCCGTGCGGTGACCGATGAGGACCTCGACCGCGAGCAACGCTGCCACGACTACGTCGCCGCGCACCTCGAAGAGTGGCAGCAGAACGGCTGGATCCCCGACATGCCGATTGAGCCCGGGCAAAAAACCGACGAGCCGATCAGAACGCGCGGCTGGACGTACTGGCACCACCTCTTCACCCCGCGTCAGCTGCTCCTCAACGGGCTCCTCAACGGCCACAGCCCCTCGGCCGCCTGCTCCCTGCTGGTGGCCAAATCGCTGGACGTGAACGCGAAGCTCAGTCATTGGCACCGCTCAGCCGGTGGCGGCGGAAGCGTGCAGAAGGTGTTTTACAACCAGGCCCTCAATACCCTGTACGACTGGGGCGGGCGCGGCCTGGTCAATCTCGCCCCGTACGGCCTGCTGAACGACCTGCCATCGCAACCGCTGGCGACGGAACGGGTGGTTGCGTGCCGGCCGGCCCAGGAGACGGACTGGCCCGCCGACCTGTTCATCACTGACCCGCCGTATGGGGACGCCATCAACTACGACGAAATCCTCGATTTCTTCATCGCCTGGCTTCGCAAGAAGCGCCACCCCGAATGGGACGGGTGGGTCTGGGATGCTCGCCGCCCCCTGGCGATCAAAGGCGAAGATGAAGACTTCCGCCAGGGGATGATCGCCTGCTACCGCCGCTTCACGGAGCTGATGCCGGACAACGGCCTGCAGGTCATCATGTTCACCCACCAGTCGGCGAAGATCTGGGCCGACCTTGCCGGGATCGTCTGGGCCTCCGGCCTGCAGGCCACCGCTGCCTGGTATATCGAAACCGAAACCGACAGCGCGCTCCGGCAGGGTGCGTACGTGAAAGGCACCGTGCTGCTCGTCTGCCGGAAGCGCAGGGGAGAGGAGCGGGTCTCGCGGCCCGAACTTGAGCTCGAACTGCAGGATGAGGTGAAGCAGCAGGTCGAACAGCTGCTGGGCCTGAACCGGGAAGCCCGTGCGCTCTACGGCCCCGACCACAATGTCTTCGAGGATGCCGACCTCCAGATGGCGGGCTACGCTGCCGCGTTGCGGGTGCTGACCAGGTACAGCCGCATCGATGGCAGGGACATGACGCAGGAGGCGCGACGCCCGCGCAAAAAAGGCGAGGTGACCTTCGTCGAAGAACTCATCGCCTACGCCGTTCAGGAAGCGAATCGGCACCTCGTTCCCGCGGGCATCAGCGACAGCACGTGGCGGGAACTCAACGGCGCCGAACGGTTCTACCTCAAGATGGTCGACCTCGAGTCCCGGGGCCAGCGCTCACTTGATAACTTCCAGAACTTCGCCAAGGCGTTCGCGGTCCGCGATTTCCGCGCCCTCATGGGCGACCAGCGGGCCAACCACGCCCGGCTCAAGACCGCGCTCGAGCTCGAGAGGAGCGAGATGCACGACGGCTCCGAATTTGGCGGGACAACCACGCGCGCCACGCTCTACGCGCTGATGGAGCTCCAGAAGGGGATGCCGGCAGAAGAGGTGCTCACCCACCTCGAGCACAACCTGCCCCGCTTCCTCTCGGATACCCGGGTGCGAGGCCGGGTGGTGGAAATTGCCGATTACCTCGCGCGCCGCGTCGAGGTAACCCGGCCGGAGGAGGCGCGGGCTGCCCGGGTGCTGCGTGATCTCGTGCGAAACCAGGGCTTCAGCGGATGA